The following proteins come from a genomic window of Salvia hispanica cultivar TCC Black 2014 chromosome 4, UniMelb_Shisp_WGS_1.0, whole genome shotgun sequence:
- the LOC125218061 gene encoding monothiol glutaredoxin-S12, chloroplastic-like, translated as MAIFNIFLTRGIKCSKSNFGKRFLQKTLAMASMAATCRFTVKGFESRSLCSRSPSPPHFHSLPTNRRSSAAVSSRKPENVGLLRIRAMSSDSSGSGPQLEVTVKNTIAQNPVVVYSKTWCSYSSEVKSLFKRLGTEPFVIELDRLGAEGSQLQKTLEKLTGQHTVPNVFIGGKHIGGCSDTIKLYQEGELETLLFEAGAKK; from the exons AGGGATAAAGTGTTCCAAATCGAACTTTGGCAAACGCTTTCTGCAGAAAACCTTGGCGATGGCATCAATGGCGGCGACGTGTCGTTTTACTGTTAAAGGCTTCGAGTCCAGGTCACTGTGCTCTCGTTCACCCTCTCCCCCCCACTTTCATTCTCTTCCTACTAATCGTCGGAGCAGCGCCGCCGTCTCTTCTCGAAAGCCTGAAAATGTCGGGCTCCTCCGCATTCGAGCCATGAGCTCCGACTCATCGGGTTCCGGGCCCCAATTGGAAGTCACTGTGAAGAACACCATTGCTCAGAACCCTGTCGTGGTTTACTCCAAAACTTGGTGCTC GTACTCTTCGGAGGTGAAATCGTTGTTCAAGAGACTTGGCACGGAGCCGTTTGTTATTGAATTGGACAGATTAG GTGCTGAAGGATCACAACTGCAGAAGACTCTAGAAAAACTTACTGGACAACATACAGTTCCCAATGTCTTCATTG GGGGCAAGCATATTGGCGGTTGTTCAG ATACTATCAAGTTGTATCAGGAAGGGGAGCTGGAGACTTTGCTATTCGAAGCTGGTGCAAAAAAGTAA